The following are from one region of the Paenibacillus protaetiae genome:
- a CDS encoding DUF6483 family protein, giving the protein MFQRDFFMRMIEQMTEAAGQIMQLRKEQKQAEAIQLIDDLLDKDFGLSSKLLRSLSDEDLVAVMTTNGVVQTDQLQAIALLFKQQGELYEDLGQENEAYTRELQALQLFMRLTLLDAPTAIADSAKEAGELLDKLSDYELPIQTRMLEAEWHEATGRYDLAENTLYELLEDEGIDWQVIGSFYSRIRLIDDDTLEEGGLPRDEVDAAYVDLVLKYNNKG; this is encoded by the coding sequence ATGTTTCAACGGGATTTTTTTATGCGGATGATCGAGCAAATGACGGAAGCGGCAGGCCAAATTATGCAGCTGAGAAAAGAGCAGAAGCAGGCGGAAGCGATCCAGCTGATTGACGATCTGCTGGACAAAGATTTTGGACTCAGCTCCAAGCTGCTCCGTTCGTTGTCCGATGAAGACCTGGTTGCCGTTATGACGACGAACGGCGTTGTCCAAACCGACCAGCTCCAAGCGATTGCGCTCTTGTTTAAGCAGCAGGGCGAATTATATGAAGATTTGGGGCAAGAAAATGAAGCGTATACGCGCGAGCTGCAGGCGCTGCAGCTGTTTATGCGCTTGACGCTGCTGGATGCCCCGACGGCAATCGCCGATTCTGCAAAAGAAGCGGGCGAGCTGCTGGACAAGCTGAGCGATTACGAACTGCCGATCCAGACACGGATGTTGGAAGCGGAATGGCATGAAGCGACAGGCCGGTACGACCTGGCGGAAAATACGCTGTATGAGCTTCTGGAGGATGAAGGAATTGATTGGCAGGTCATTGGCTCTTTCTACAGCCGGATCCGGCTTATTGATGACGATACATTGGAAGAAGGCGGCCTTCCGCGCGACGAAGTGGATGCGGCATACGTCGATCTGGTTCTGAAGTACAACAACAAAGGGTGA
- a CDS encoding alpha/beta fold hydrolase: MSNVSIATERMTLQTGLTIAYYDSDVHPETHAGKSGEKPAVVMLHGFCGSSAYWEQVVPLLQPHLRVIAPDLRGHGRSGIAGTEAPSIDRYADDVALMLEQLQPGPVFLLGHSLGGYITLAFADKYASKLAGFGLIHSTPLPDSPEAKAGRDKAVETVRTLGVAAFVEGLVPKLFAPGSKERLPFAVEQALAIGRETSAAGVEQAALAMKERPDRTGTLQNSPLPILLAAGKHDGVIPPERTFMKEGNNVQQVLLEQAGHMGMYEQPGKLAEAIRQFAGRE; the protein is encoded by the coding sequence ATGAGCAACGTATCCATTGCAACGGAGCGGATGACGCTTCAAACCGGTTTGACAATCGCTTATTATGATTCCGATGTTCATCCAGAAACGCATGCCGGTAAGAGCGGCGAGAAGCCTGCGGTTGTCATGCTCCATGGTTTTTGCGGCAGCTCAGCGTATTGGGAACAGGTCGTGCCGCTGCTGCAGCCGCATCTGCGTGTCATCGCACCTGATTTGAGAGGCCATGGACGATCGGGCATCGCCGGTACGGAAGCTCCTTCTATTGATCGTTATGCGGACGATGTCGCTCTGATGCTGGAGCAGCTCCAACCTGGTCCTGTATTTTTGCTGGGCCATTCGCTGGGCGGGTATATTACGCTCGCTTTCGCCGATAAATATGCGAGCAAGCTGGCCGGATTCGGGCTTATCCATTCGACGCCGCTGCCGGACAGCCCGGAAGCGAAAGCCGGCCGGGATAAAGCGGTAGAGACGGTACGCACCCTTGGCGTCGCCGCTTTTGTGGAAGGGCTTGTGCCCAAGCTGTTTGCCCCGGGAAGCAAGGAGCGTCTGCCTTTCGCTGTGGAGCAGGCGCTTGCCATCGGGCGGGAGACAAGCGCAGCGGGGGTCGAGCAGGCGGCGCTGGCCATGAAGGAACGGCCGGACCGTACCGGCACGCTGCAGAATTCGCCGCTTCCGATCCTGCTTGCGGCAGGGAAGCATGACGGCGTTATTCCGCCTGAGCGTACTTTTATGAAAGAAGGCAATAACGTACAGCAGGTACTGCTTGAACAAGCAGGCCACATGGGCATGTACGAGCAACCCGGGAAGCTGGCCGAAGCGATTCGGCAATTTGCGGGGCGCGAATAG
- the yyaC gene encoding spore protease YyaC, translated as MKTDQNGLFAFLELIADGYPDRSAVAFLCIGTDRSTGDSYGPLVGMMLKERGWPNVVGTLEQPCDALSYETAVHSLANAGVIIAVDACLGKPGSTGKYICTPGALKPGEATKAGLPSAGHYSIAGIVGENGPKPYWVLQTASLYQVLQMAKLTADAIERAWGAQPFAAQRETKFQWL; from the coding sequence GTGAAAACGGATCAAAACGGCTTATTTGCTTTTTTGGAGCTGATAGCGGACGGTTATCCCGACCGCAGTGCCGTCGCGTTTTTATGCATCGGCACCGACCGTTCGACGGGCGACAGCTACGGCCCTCTGGTCGGAATGATGCTGAAAGAACGAGGGTGGCCGAACGTCGTCGGCACATTGGAGCAGCCGTGTGATGCTTTGTCATATGAAACGGCGGTGCATTCGCTGGCTAATGCCGGCGTTATCATCGCGGTAGATGCCTGCTTGGGCAAGCCTGGTTCGACGGGCAAGTATATATGTACGCCAGGCGCTTTGAAGCCGGGCGAAGCGACCAAGGCTGGACTGCCTTCGGCCGGCCACTACAGCATTGCCGGCATTGTCGGCGAGAACGGCCCGAAGCCGTATTGGGTATTGCAGACGGCTTCCCTTTACCAAGTCCTCCAGATGGCGAAGCTTACAGCGGATGCCATTGAACGGGCTTGGGGCGCGCAGCCCTTTGCTGCGCAGCGTGAAACGAAATTCCAATGGCTGTAA
- a CDS encoding DUF1128 domain-containing protein: MANLDQATRENVEFMIEGIKTKLKMASAAAMQASHFDLKQYEDIKDLYEVVVSKENFSISEVEALVSELGKLRA; this comes from the coding sequence ATGGCCAATTTGGATCAAGCAACTCGCGAGAATGTGGAATTTATGATCGAAGGAATTAAAACGAAGCTGAAAATGGCATCCGCCGCAGCTATGCAGGCAAGCCACTTCGACCTGAAGCAATATGAAGATATTAAAGACCTGTACGAAGTGGTCGTATCGAAAGAAAACTTCAGCATCAGCGAAGTGGAGGCGCTTGTTTCCGAGCTCGGCAAACTTCGCGCGTAA
- a CDS encoding UDP-glucose--hexose-1-phosphate uridylyltransferase, with protein sequence MVDLPIPDGPQPALLAIERLVQFALQRGLIEPLDQSAARNSLLDLFRFAEPYEGEVPEEELDNPVSLLEPLLDYGAAIGLIPESTATYRDLLDARIMGLLLPRPSETAAAFAAAAAQQGMKAATDRFYQLNIDSHYIQMDRIRKNLYWLKETEYGNLEITVNLSKPEKDPKEIALLKTLPQAHYPKCPLCADNVGYAGHLNHPARQNLRVLPVTLQGEQWYFQYSPYVYYNEHCIVLKGAHEPMAITPNTFARLLDFVEQFPHYFVGSNADLPIVGGSILNHDHFQGGRHTFPMETAPVGARYTDPGMPDIRFGIVEWPMSVVRINGNSKDEVYRASCRLLDAWRGYSDEQADIYAYTESGGSRTPHNTITPIARLRDNGEYEMDLVLRNNRTSEEHPHGIFHPHSNLHHIKKENIGLIEVMGLAVLPGRLKSELERIASYLTGQPVWDESALQDASHPLHQHAGWIKGLLAAYGTANSMDEAMQFVREETGGKFLEVLKDAGVYKRTPQGLEAFCRFLEACGLQAE encoded by the coding sequence ATGGTCGACTTACCTATACCGGACGGGCCGCAGCCAGCGCTTTTAGCCATCGAGCGCCTCGTCCAATTCGCCTTGCAGCGCGGACTGATCGAGCCTCTTGATCAAAGCGCGGCACGCAACAGCCTGCTCGACCTGTTCCGTTTTGCGGAGCCTTATGAAGGAGAAGTGCCGGAAGAGGAACTGGACAATCCGGTTTCACTGCTGGAGCCGCTGCTTGATTACGGAGCTGCGATTGGCTTAATACCGGAATCAACGGCAACCTACCGCGATTTGCTGGACGCGCGCATCATGGGGCTGCTTCTGCCGCGCCCTTCGGAAACGGCAGCCGCTTTCGCGGCGGCTGCCGCTCAGCAGGGCATGAAGGCAGCGACAGACCGCTTCTATCAGCTTAATATCGACTCGCATTACATTCAGATGGACCGGATCCGCAAAAACCTGTATTGGCTCAAAGAAACGGAATACGGCAATCTTGAAATTACCGTTAATTTATCAAAACCGGAGAAAGATCCGAAAGAAATTGCGCTGCTGAAGACGCTCCCGCAGGCGCATTATCCAAAATGCCCGCTATGTGCGGATAACGTAGGGTATGCGGGCCATCTGAATCATCCTGCCCGGCAAAACTTGCGCGTGCTGCCCGTGACGCTGCAGGGCGAGCAATGGTATTTTCAATATTCGCCATACGTTTATTACAACGAACACTGCATTGTGCTGAAGGGCGCACATGAGCCGATGGCGATTACCCCTAACACGTTTGCAAGGCTGCTGGACTTTGTCGAACAGTTTCCGCATTATTTTGTCGGCTCCAATGCGGATCTTCCGATTGTTGGCGGATCGATCTTAAACCACGATCATTTTCAAGGCGGCCGCCATACGTTCCCGATGGAAACAGCGCCGGTCGGAGCCAGGTATACCGACCCGGGGATGCCGGACATCCGGTTTGGCATCGTAGAATGGCCGATGTCGGTCGTCCGGATAAACGGCAACTCGAAGGACGAAGTATACCGGGCGTCCTGCAGGCTGCTGGATGCATGGCGCGGTTATTCGGACGAGCAGGCGGACATTTATGCGTATACGGAAAGCGGCGGGAGCCGTACGCCGCATAATACGATTACGCCAATCGCCAGATTGCGGGATAATGGCGAATACGAGATGGATCTTGTGCTGCGCAACAACCGCACAAGCGAAGAACACCCCCATGGAATATTCCATCCGCACAGCAACCTGCATCATATTAAAAAGGAAAATATCGGCTTGATCGAAGTGATGGGGCTGGCTGTATTGCCGGGACGGCTGAAATCGGAGCTGGAGCGCATTGCGTCTTACTTGACCGGCCAGCCGGTCTGGGATGAATCCGCCCTGCAGGATGCATCGCATCCGCTTCATCAGCATGCAGGCTGGATCAAGGGGCTGCTGGCTGCCTACGGAACGGCTAACAGCATGGATGAAGCGATGCAGTTTGTTCGCGAAGAAACAGGCGGCAAATTCCTGGAAGTGCTTAAAGATGCCGGTGTTTACAAACGTACGCCGCAAGGATTGGAAGCATTCTGCCGCTTTTTGGAAGCATGCGGTTTGCAGGCTGAATAA
- the galE gene encoding UDP-glucose 4-epimerase GalE has translation MAVLVTGGAGYIGSHAVAALLERGEEIVVVDSLRQGHRKAVLGGKLYVGDLRDSAFMDTVFQENSIDAVIHFAANSLVGESMKVPGQYYHNNVYGTLCLLEKMNEYGVQKIVFSSTAATYGEPENVPIDEFDRTVPTNAYGETKLAMEKMMKWFDVAHGIKFISLRYFNAAGAHESGKIGEDHDPETHLIPIVLQAALGQRPHISVFGDDYATPDGTCIRDYIHVSDLADAHVLAVDRLRSGADSAVYNLGNGQGFSVKEVIGIARSVTGREIPMVIEARRAGDPAVLVASSERARKELGWNPHRNKLEDIIRSAWNWHSANPKGYNDKQ, from the coding sequence ATGGCTGTATTGGTAACGGGAGGGGCCGGCTATATCGGTTCTCATGCAGTGGCGGCGCTGCTGGAACGCGGAGAAGAGATTGTAGTGGTAGACAGCTTGCGTCAAGGCCACCGCAAGGCGGTATTAGGCGGCAAGCTGTATGTTGGGGACCTGCGCGATTCCGCATTTATGGATACGGTATTTCAAGAAAACAGCATTGACGCGGTGATCCATTTTGCCGCGAATTCGCTTGTAGGCGAAAGCATGAAGGTGCCGGGCCAATATTACCATAACAACGTGTACGGAACGTTATGCCTGCTGGAGAAAATGAATGAATACGGCGTCCAAAAAATCGTCTTCTCCTCTACGGCAGCAACTTACGGCGAGCCGGAAAATGTTCCGATCGACGAATTTGACCGCACCGTTCCGACGAACGCTTACGGCGAAACGAAGCTGGCAATGGAAAAAATGATGAAATGGTTTGACGTCGCGCATGGCATCAAATTTATTTCGCTTCGTTATTTCAATGCGGCCGGCGCACACGAAAGCGGCAAAATCGGCGAGGATCATGATCCGGAGACGCATCTCATCCCTATCGTGCTGCAAGCGGCACTTGGACAGCGGCCGCACATTTCGGTGTTTGGCGACGATTATGCGACACCGGACGGCACCTGCATCCGCGATTACATTCATGTCAGCGACCTGGCTGACGCCCATGTGCTTGCGGTGGACCGCCTCCGCAGCGGAGCGGACAGCGCGGTGTACAACCTGGGCAACGGCCAAGGTTTTTCGGTTAAAGAAGTAATCGGCATCGCCCGGTCCGTAACCGGACGGGAAATTCCGATGGTAATTGAAGCGCGCCGTGCAGGCGACCCGGCTGTGCTTGTTGCATCTTCCGAACGCGCCCGCAAAGAGCTGGGCTGGAACCCGCACCGCAACAAGCTGGAGGATATTATCCGCAGCGCTTGGAACTGGCATAGCGCGAATCCAAAGGGGTATAACGACAAGCAGTAG
- a CDS encoding galactokinase yields MADIQELTQRFIQHHGGGDNGIRVFHAPGRVNLIGEHTDYNGGYVFPAALTFGTTLLIRPRLDRKLALATTNFEAAGTFELEHIVYDQGDDWMNYPKGIASELQKSGLVFKQGYDLLFHGEIPNGAGLSSSASIEVVTAYALLAMEGQPADKVEIALLSQRTENRFVGVNSGIMDQFAVANGKKDHAILLMCDTLEYDLVPFKPGSYKLVIGNTNKRRGLVDSAYNTRRSECEQAVEALRSALPDISLLGQVSPEQFEAYKHLIADETVRKRAQHVIEEISRVLQSMEALKADDLAAFGKLMNGSHDSLRDLYEVTGKELDAMVDAARQIPGVLGSRMTGAGFGGCTVSLVHEDSVGLFIEQVGKAYGEATGLAADFYVCSIGNGVEELV; encoded by the coding sequence ATGGCTGACATCCAAGAGCTGACACAGCGATTTATACAGCACCACGGCGGCGGGGATAACGGGATTCGCGTATTCCATGCTCCAGGCCGTGTAAACCTGATCGGCGAGCATACCGACTACAACGGAGGTTACGTGTTCCCGGCGGCGCTGACGTTCGGAACGACACTTCTTATCCGTCCCCGCCTTGACCGTAAGCTTGCTCTTGCAACGACGAACTTTGAGGCTGCCGGCACATTTGAACTGGAACATATCGTCTACGACCAGGGCGACGACTGGATGAATTATCCGAAAGGCATTGCCAGCGAGCTGCAAAAATCCGGGCTTGTGTTCAAGCAAGGGTACGATTTGCTGTTTCACGGCGAAATTCCGAATGGAGCAGGCTTGTCTTCTTCCGCATCCATCGAGGTCGTCACCGCCTATGCGCTGCTTGCGATGGAAGGGCAGCCTGCGGACAAAGTAGAAATCGCGCTTCTTTCCCAGCGGACAGAAAATCGGTTTGTTGGCGTTAACAGCGGCATTATGGATCAGTTTGCGGTAGCGAACGGCAAAAAGGACCATGCGATTCTGCTCATGTGCGATACGCTGGAATACGATCTTGTGCCGTTCAAGCCGGGCAGCTATAAGCTGGTTATCGGCAACACGAACAAGCGCCGCGGACTTGTTGATTCGGCGTACAACACACGCCGCAGCGAATGCGAGCAGGCGGTGGAAGCGCTGCGCTCCGCGCTGCCGGACATTTCGCTGCTTGGCCAGGTAAGCCCGGAGCAGTTTGAGGCGTATAAACATCTGATTGCGGACGAAACGGTCCGTAAGCGCGCCCAGCACGTCATTGAAGAAATCAGTCGCGTGCTGCAATCCATGGAAGCGCTCAAGGCTGACGATTTGGCCGCTTTCGGCAAGCTGATGAACGGCTCGCATGATTCCCTTCGCGACTTGTATGAAGTAACGGGCAAAGAGCTGGACGCGATGGTAGACGCAGCCCGCCAAATTCCGGGCGTGCTTGGTTCCCGGATGACCGGAGCAGGCTTCGGCGGCTGCACCGTATCGCTTGTCCATGAGGACAGCGTCGGCTTGTTTATTGAGCAGGTCGGCAAGGCTTATGGGGAAGCGACCGGACTGGCCGCAGATTTCTATGTATGCAGTATTGGTAACGGCGTAGAAGAGCTTGTTTAA
- a CDS encoding AraC family transcriptional regulator: MSVTETYTVASNPVIDRTGPVNVLFAGESQTVPGHRRGPKVYDFFLMHHVLSGKGTFICEGKRYELHAGHTFLIKPEQLVSYEADGVNPWRYRWVAFHGGFAPQLVEEAGFTGSTHTADTGHSRRTAVLYGSIIRTFREGGPSAHLQAAGYMHLLCALYASARGNAAAETIRTAEGESEKLFRQMVHYMSTQYAQPVSIEQMAESLGYSRAYLSRLFKQRTGDSPVTFLLKLRIDKGRHMLRERPELTIEQVAASVGLQDALYFSKQFRRFYHQSPTAYRKEMLSL, translated from the coding sequence ATGTCTGTAACAGAAACATACACGGTTGCATCCAATCCCGTTATTGACCGGACCGGGCCGGTCAATGTGCTGTTCGCCGGTGAAAGCCAGACTGTGCCCGGACACCGGCGCGGACCAAAAGTATACGATTTTTTTCTGATGCATCATGTTCTATCCGGCAAAGGAACGTTTATATGTGAAGGAAAACGTTATGAACTGCATGCTGGCCATACATTCCTGATTAAACCCGAGCAGCTGGTCAGTTACGAGGCGGACGGCGTGAATCCTTGGCGTTACCGCTGGGTGGCGTTTCACGGCGGCTTTGCTCCGCAGCTGGTAGAGGAAGCTGGTTTTACAGGCAGCACGCATACGGCCGATACCGGGCACAGCCGGCGGACCGCAGTGCTGTACGGCAGCATCATCCGTACGTTCCGGGAAGGCGGTCCATCGGCCCATTTGCAGGCGGCAGGTTATATGCACCTGCTCTGTGCCCTGTATGCTTCTGCAAGAGGAAACGCGGCAGCCGAAACGATCCGGACAGCTGAAGGGGAAAGCGAAAAGCTGTTCCGCCAAATGGTTCATTATATGTCTACCCAATACGCCCAGCCTGTCTCGATTGAGCAAATGGCCGAGTCGCTTGGCTACAGCCGCGCATACTTATCCCGCTTATTCAAGCAGCGGACCGGCGACTCGCCGGTTACTTTTCTGCTGAAGCTGCGCATCGATAAAGGGCGGCATATGCTGCGCGAGCGACCTGAACTAACCATCGAACAGGTCGCTGCTTCGGTAGGGCTGCAGGACGCGCTTTATTTTTCCAAACAGTTTCGCCGGTTTTACCATCAGTCCCCGACTGCATACCGCAAAGAAATGCTAAGCCTGTAA
- a CDS encoding NAD(P)/FAD-dependent oxidoreductase, with protein MSKKLHSGNLYWPTTMSGEAAYPGVQTDIQTQTVIVGGGMSGIMCGYIFAKSGIPCVAVERGAIADGSTSANTGLLQFSNDIMLWELIEQIGEHDAVAFYRACKTAIEQLARAAGDIPADVGFRRRSSLYFASSEQDLPKLNKEFEALNRSGFDVEYWQPRDIAARFPFSKPGAIVTHGDAEVNPYQFVHGLAGRAVQEGLQLYEHTDIVSHETGHDGKHRLLTADGYTLTCDQVVFAVGYEPEELKGKLVKAELNRSFVAVSAPQQDLSPWHERFMLWETARPYLYMRTTVDGRVVIGGLDEESQAPIEGKHARQKRTEKLYKLIAAYFPSFDAPLEYEWSATFGESSDNLPFIGEDPHRRGVYYCLGYGGNGTVYSTIGSLLLRDLIAGYDNPLARIVGLERATLAKV; from the coding sequence ATGAGCAAAAAGCTGCATAGCGGCAATTTGTATTGGCCGACAACGATGTCCGGCGAAGCGGCATATCCGGGCGTCCAAACCGATATACAGACACAGACGGTTATTGTCGGCGGCGGAATGTCCGGCATAATGTGCGGGTATATATTCGCCAAAAGCGGTATTCCATGTGTTGCCGTTGAACGCGGAGCCATTGCCGACGGAAGTACTTCAGCCAATACGGGACTGCTGCAGTTTTCCAACGATATTATGCTGTGGGAGCTGATCGAGCAGATCGGGGAACATGACGCCGTCGCCTTTTACCGCGCTTGCAAGACGGCGATCGAGCAGCTTGCTCGGGCGGCCGGCGATATTCCGGCCGATGTCGGCTTCCGGCGCCGCAGCAGCTTGTATTTCGCCAGCAGCGAGCAGGATTTGCCCAAGCTGAACAAAGAGTTCGAGGCGCTGAACCGCAGCGGCTTTGATGTTGAATATTGGCAGCCCCGGGATATCGCCGCCCGTTTTCCTTTCTCCAAACCGGGAGCAATTGTGACACATGGCGATGCCGAAGTTAACCCTTATCAGTTTGTGCACGGGCTGGCAGGCCGGGCGGTGCAGGAAGGGCTGCAGCTGTACGAGCATACCGACATTGTTTCGCATGAAACCGGCCATGACGGCAAACATCGGCTGCTGACGGCAGACGGCTACACGCTTACCTGCGACCAGGTTGTTTTTGCGGTCGGCTATGAGCCGGAGGAGCTGAAAGGAAAGCTCGTAAAAGCGGAGCTTAACCGTTCGTTTGTAGCCGTCAGCGCTCCTCAGCAAGACTTGTCGCCTTGGCATGAGCGCTTTATGTTATGGGAAACCGCTAGGCCGTATCTGTATATGCGGACAACCGTGGACGGCCGCGTTGTCATCGGCGGCCTGGACGAAGAATCGCAGGCGCCGATCGAAGGCAAACATGCGCGCCAAAAGCGGACTGAAAAGCTGTATAAGCTGATTGCCGCTTATTTCCCGTCGTTTGACGCCCCGCTCGAATATGAATGGAGCGCCACGTTTGGCGAGTCAAGCGACAACCTGCCGTTTATCGGGGAAGATCCGCACCGGAGAGGCGTCTATTATTGCCTCGGCTATGGCGGGAACGGCACTGTGTACAGTACGATTGGTTCCTTGCTGCTGCGTGATCTGATTGCAGGCTACGATAATCCGCTGGCCCGCATTGTCGGGCTGGAGCGGGCCACGCTGGCGAAAGTTTAA
- a CDS encoding general stress protein: MRRKIGIFQTEQQVVNCVQLLQTNGFVPGEMHIVAKDDEHSRRIEHESGLHADELQELAETRYESKDITDSYALAAFMPMPGGAGTWNGVPAVYGSYGIWNKQDHDGFTAALESLGLSDDEAEQCINEIRAGKTIVYVESDESPTLFDHDGGPDLSRLGIAEGIFRQAGASRVI, encoded by the coding sequence ATGAGAAGGAAAATAGGCATATTCCAAACGGAGCAGCAGGTCGTTAACTGTGTGCAGCTTTTGCAAACGAACGGTTTCGTGCCGGGCGAGATGCATATTGTGGCAAAAGATGATGAACATTCGCGCCGGATCGAGCATGAAAGCGGGCTTCATGCCGATGAGCTGCAGGAGCTGGCAGAAACCCGTTATGAAAGCAAGGACATCACCGATTCTTACGCGTTGGCCGCTTTTATGCCGATGCCGGGAGGAGCCGGGACATGGAACGGCGTTCCCGCCGTATACGGCAGTTACGGCATATGGAACAAACAAGATCATGACGGCTTTACGGCTGCGCTGGAATCGCTTGGGCTGAGTGATGATGAGGCGGAGCAATGCATCAATGAGATACGGGCGGGGAAAACGATTGTATATGTCGAGTCGGATGAAAGCCCGACATTGTTTGACCATGACGGCGGGCCGGACTTGAGCCGGCTTGGCATTGCGGAAGGCATCTTCCGCCAGGCGGGTGCATCCCGCGTAATCTAA
- a CDS encoding magnesium transporter CorA family protein: MIHRVLQFGAGWEWHMLQPQLHIDLNGPLPKRTSREPAAASTVSDLLEQRREQFEAMNAVKQLLPECAGWLDTCLGNTSNRITTARTPGIGPHVYGTVIFQISEEQDDLQPLHFWASEKQLVTVQTDLRLGIRMQGDEEKMSLEQSLSAPEALMAIFSAILQPFQDGLDGFEQRLGDLERSMRYRNRTSLIDIIFDRRYELLHWSHLFIPIREIHSAVKEAFMEQITGTEGYRRMTAKLDRIDLLLKHYTIEMDTLIAMDDAISSFRGNDIMKTLTIFTAIFTPATVVGALWGENFDFLPWTHERWGFAVSTAIVLLITIAIYFWLWRKGWTGDILYGKRRQAFRISAAAKRSRRRAVQVSAPDEPSAAISSETLDLPLSRSKRK, from the coding sequence ATGATTCATCGGGTGCTTCAATTCGGAGCAGGCTGGGAATGGCATATGCTTCAGCCGCAACTACATATTGATTTGAACGGGCCGCTGCCCAAACGGACGTCAAGAGAGCCTGCGGCCGCAAGCACCGTCTCCGATCTGCTGGAGCAGCGGCGGGAGCAGTTCGAAGCCATGAATGCGGTAAAGCAGCTGTTGCCGGAATGCGCCGGCTGGCTGGACACCTGTCTCGGCAATACGTCCAACCGGATTACGACAGCCAGAACGCCGGGCATCGGACCGCATGTATACGGAACGGTTATTTTCCAAATATCCGAGGAACAGGACGATCTGCAGCCTTTGCACTTTTGGGCATCGGAAAAGCAGCTCGTTACCGTACAAACCGACTTGCGGCTTGGCATACGGATGCAGGGCGATGAAGAGAAAATGTCGCTGGAGCAAAGCTTATCCGCGCCGGAAGCTCTTATGGCCATATTTAGCGCCATCCTTCAGCCGTTTCAGGACGGGCTGGACGGATTCGAGCAGCGGCTCGGCGATTTGGAACGCTCGATGCGTTACCGTAACCGGACAAGCCTGATTGATATTATTTTCGACCGCCGGTATGAACTGCTGCACTGGAGCCATCTGTTTATTCCGATCCGGGAAATTCACAGCGCCGTGAAGGAAGCTTTTATGGAGCAGATCACAGGAACCGAAGGCTACCGGCGTATGACAGCCAAGCTGGATCGTATTGATTTGCTGCTGAAGCATTATACGATTGAAATGGATACGCTAATCGCTATGGATGATGCCATCTCCAGCTTTCGCGGCAATGATATTATGAAAACTTTAACGATATTTACGGCAATCTTTACGCCGGCAACCGTTGTCGGGGCGTTATGGGGCGAAAACTTCGACTTTTTGCCATGGACGCATGAACGATGGGGTTTTGCCGTTTCTACCGCCATTGTGCTGCTTATTACGATCGCCATTTACTTCTGGCTTTGGCGTAAAGGCTGGACCGGCGATATTTTATACGGCAAGCGCCGGCAAGCCTTCCGTATAAGCGCGGCGGCAAAACGTTCAAGGCGCAGGGCTGTACAGGTCTCTGCCCCGGACGAGCCGTCAGCAGCCATAAGCAGCGAAACATTGGATTTGCCGCTTAGCCGGTCGAAACGCAAATAA